The Stygiolobus azoricus genome window below encodes:
- a CDS encoding DUF2192 domain-containing protein, translated as MVKELYKERVKVLTDIWGKILENNNVTREQVLKILEKSYEEKRIKPIRGFKADELYEKELISLYVVGKDGLGLLNEYRELFDRVFSPEIKFDNAAQLIIENKPLEAYEMLDKDKSSLAKTLRLIFIEGIFSFKPEQTLYDALRILSSVNVDEIQHTAISFARFYTAFKIAEGIAARSIRDKLSLEAQKRAIAINIGIKYPLPKPEYIAMIAEKVFSVSPKTIKKIFGS; from the coding sequence ATGGTTAAGGAATTATACAAAGAGAGGGTCAAGGTTCTGACCGATATTTGGGGAAAGATATTGGAGAACAATAACGTCACAAGAGAACAAGTTCTCAAAATACTTGAAAAGTCTTATGAGGAAAAACGTATAAAACCGATCAGAGGTTTCAAAGCCGATGAATTATACGAGAAAGAGTTAATTAGCCTTTACGTAGTGGGAAAAGACGGATTGGGTTTACTTAATGAATATCGAGAATTATTTGATAGGGTCTTTTCCCCAGAAATAAAGTTCGATAATGCGGCACAGCTTATTATAGAGAATAAACCTTTAGAAGCGTACGAGATGTTGGATAAGGATAAATCAAGCCTTGCTAAAACATTAAGGCTTATTTTTATAGAAGGAATATTCTCCTTCAAACCCGAGCAGACACTATATGATGCATTACGTATTCTAAGCTCAGTTAACGTAGACGAAATCCAGCACACAGCAATCAGTTTTGCAAGGTTTTATACAGCATTTAAGATAGCCGAGGGAATAGCAGCAAGGAGCATTAGAGACAAGTTGAGTCTAGAAGCCCAAAAGAGAGCTATAGCTATCAATATAGGAATAAAGTATCCTCTTCCAAAGCCAGAATATATAGCAATGATAGCAGAAAAAGTGTTTAGTGTTAGTCCTAAAACTATAAAGAAAATTTTTGGCTCATGA